Proteins encoded in a region of the Nicotiana tomentosiformis chromosome 9, ASM39032v3, whole genome shotgun sequence genome:
- the LOC104102550 gene encoding protein THYLAKOID ASSEMBLY 8-like, chloroplastic, translating to MSIRTISRLKIPSLFLLKHLSAVSPLPKISSNLASSSCSTSWVPQFSRNFLGVVRFYHDGRPRGPLWRGKKLIGKEAIFVILGLKRFKDDEEKLDKFVKTHVLRLLKMDLISVLNELERQEEVSLAVKVFWVIQKQDWYQPDVYLYKDLIIALARRRKMDDAMKLWESMRKEDLFPDCQTFTEVIRGFLRDGSPADAMNIFEDMKKSPYPPEELPFRILLKGLLPHPLLRNRVKQDFEEIFPDRHIYDPPEEIFGLR from the exons ATGTCAATTAGAACCATTTCAAGACTAAAAATCCCATCTTTATTTCTCCTTAAACACCTTTCAGCTGTTTCTCCATTACCAAAAATCTCTTCAAACTTAGCCTCTTCTTCTTGTTCCACATCATGGGTCCCACAGTTTTCTAGAAATTTCTTAGGGGTTGTGAGGTTTTACCATGATGGAAGACCAAGAGGACCACTTTGGAGGGGTAAAAAGTTAATAGGAAAAGAAGCAATATTTGTGATACTTGGGTTAAAAAGATTCAAAGATGATGAAGAGAAGCTTGATAAGTTTGTTAAAACACATGTACTTAGGCTATTGAAAATGGACTTGATTTCTGTCCTTAATGAACTTGAAAGACAAGAAGAGGTCTCTCTTGCTGTTAAG GTGTTTTGGGTTATTCAGAAACAGGACTGGTACCAACCCGATGTTTATCTTTACAAGGACCTGATCATAGCATTGGCTAGACGGAGAAAGATGGATGATGCAATGAAGTTATGGGAGAGCATGAGAAAGGAAGATCTATTTCCCGATTGTCAGACATTCACAGAAGTTATTCGGGGCTTCTTGAGAGACGGATCTCCTGCAGATGCTATGAACATTTTCGAGGATATGAAAAAGTCTCCGTATCCGCCCGAGGAGCTGCCTTTCAGGATTTTATTGAAGGGACTTTTGCCACATCCCCTATTACGGAACAGAGTTAAGCAAGACTTTGAGGAGATTTTTCCTGATCGGCATATATATGATCCTCCGGAAGAGATTTTTGGATTACGTTGA
- the LOC138898343 gene encoding secreted RxLR effector protein 161-like has translation MDEHGSPVNETIYRSIIGSLMYLTTSRPDIIFSVGLCARFQSNPKESHLKVAKRILRYLKGTQDLVLYYPLGNNFNLIGYADTDYAGYLVDRKSTSGMAHFMGSCLISRGTRKQNSVALSTAEAEYVAASSCCAQLLWIKQQLEDFGIFSDCVPLLCDNTIALNMAKNPVQHKRTKHIDVRHRFHIYNVEKGLICMKFCSTEDQIADIITKALSREHFERNRLALGLIKSS, from the coding sequence ATGGATGAACATGGTTCTCCTGTAAATGAGACCATTTATAGAAGTATCATAGGGTCACTCATGTATCTCACAACAAGCAGACCAGATATTATTTTCAGTGTGGGACTCTGTGCTAGGTTTCAGTctaatccaaaggaatctcatctgaaagTTGCCAAAAGAATCCTGAGGTATCTCAAAGGCAcgcaggacctggttctctactatcccttAGGAAATAACTTTAATTTAATCGGATATGCTGATACTGATTATGCTGGTTATCTAGTAGATAGAAAAAGCACTTCTGGCATGGCACATTTTATGGGATCATGTCTGATCTCACGGGGTACAAGAAAACAAAACTCAGTGGCTCTTTCAACTGCTGAAGCTGAATATGTGGCGGCTTCctcttgttgtgctcaattgCTATGGATCAAGCAACAACTAGAAGATTTTGGTATATTTTCTGACTGTGTGCCCTTACTATGTGACAACACAATTGCTCTCAACATGGCCAAGAATCCGGTTCAACATAAGAGAACAAAGCATATTGATGTGCGACACCGCTTCCATATATATAATGTTGAAAAAGGGCTCATCTGTATGAAATTTTGTAGCACAGAAGATCAAATTGCAGACATCATCACCAAAgcactgagtagagaacactttgAAAGGAACCGCTTGGCACTAGGGTTAATAAAATCAAGCTAA
- the LOC138898344 gene encoding uncharacterized protein, with amino-acid sequence MKDDESIQDMHTRFTSIINELHFLGEIISRNKLVRKILNALPSSWESKVNAITEANDLQKLTIDELVRNMKTYKMKKKKDNEKRDPKREKNLVLKTNNNESSGEDADMAYLTKRFQKMACKNGGIPKRGSSSKQRGYDLCHKCGESGHFIKDYPFLKQDQYKHNTDKATNRNQVLDKRF; translated from the coding sequence ATGAAGGATGATGAGTCCATTCAAGACATGCACACTCGCTTCACCTCTATCATCAATGAGCTCCATTTTCTGGGAGAAATCATTTCAAGGAACAAACTTGTTAGGAAAATACTCAACGCATTACCCAGTTCTTGGGAAAGCAAAGTAAATGCTATCACAGAGGCAAATGATCTACAGAAgctgaccattgatgaactcgttaggaatatgaaaacttataaaatgaagaaaaagaaggacaaTGAGAAAAGAGAtcccaaaagggagaagaacctggtcctcaagacaaacaacaatgaatcaagtggtgaggatgctgaCATGGCCTACTTGACAAAGAGGTTTCAGAAAATGGCTTGCAAAAATGGAGGTATTCCAAAACGGGGCAGCTCCAGCAAGCAAAGAGGCTATGACCTATGTCATAAGTGTGGGGAGTCAGGACATTTTATCAAAGATTACCCTTTCCTCAAGCAAGATCAGTACAAACACAACACAGACAAAGCAACTAATAGGAACCAGGTTCTTGACAAACGGTTCTAA